From Paenibacillus sp. PK3_47, the proteins below share one genomic window:
- a CDS encoding EscU/YscU/HrcU family type III secretion system export apparatus switch protein: MSEPVNEVTPGRKKAVALKYTPGQNEAPVVVAKGQGEIAEIILQRAKDSGVAVQEDAALVEVLSKLDLDQQIPPELYSLVAEILSYVYRSDRAAGERRQE; encoded by the coding sequence ATGAGCGAACCGGTGAATGAAGTGACACCCGGCCGTAAAAAGGCTGTAGCGCTAAAATACACTCCGGGCCAGAATGAAGCTCCCGTGGTTGTCGCCAAGGGTCAAGGAGAAATTGCCGAGATCATTCTGCAGCGGGCCAAAGACAGCGGAGTAGCCGTGCAGGAGGATGCTGCACTGGTCGAAGTGCTCTCCAAGCTGGATCTGGACCAGCAGATTCCGCCGGAGCTGTACAGTCTGGTGGCGGAGATCCTGAGCTATGTCTACCGGAGTGACCGGGCTGCGGGGGAACGGAGGCAGGAGTGA